ACCGGGGCGCGCTACCAGGCCGATGACGTCGAGTTTCTGACCTCGCTCGGCTCGCTCGCCCTCACCTCGATCGAGAACGCGCGCGGCGTCGCGGCGCGGATCGAGAAGGAGCGCCTGGAAGAGGAGATGCGCCTCGCCCGCGACATCCAGGAGCGCCTGCTGCCGCAGGACCTGCCCGCCTTCGAGAGCCTCGACCTCGCCGGGCTCGCCCTCCCGAGCCGCTTCGTCGCCGGCGACTACTACGACCTGATGCCGCTCGACGAAGACCGGCTGCTCGTCGCGATTGCCGACGTGTCGGGCAAGGGCGTGCCGGCCTCGCTCCTGATGGCGAACCTCCAGGCGTGCCTCCACGTCCTGCGCGGCAGCCTCGCGGCGGAGACCGTCGACCTTGCCGCCGCCACGGCCCGCGTCAACAACGTCATCCACCGCAACACCGGGCTGACGACCTTCATCACGTTCTTCTGGGGCGTCTTCGACCGGCGCGACGGGCAGTTCCGCTTCGTCAACGCTGGGCACAACCCGCCTTTTCTCGTCCGGGCCGATGACTCGGTGGAGCGGCTCGAAGAGGGCGGCGTGCTCCTCGGCGCGTTCCCCGACATGCCCTACGCCTCGGGCGCGTCCGAGCTCCAGCCGGGCGACACGCTCGTCCTCTTCACCGACGGCGTCACCGAAGCCTGGAGCGCGGCCGACGACGACGACGAGTACGGCGAGGACCGGCTCCTGGCCCGGATCCAGGCGCACGCCGCGGAGTCCGCTCAGGCCGTGCTCGGTGCCGTGCGCGACGACGTGAGGCGCTTCACCGGCGGCGGCACCCTCGACGATGACCTCACGCTCGTCGTGCTGAAGCGGACCTAGACCCCGGCTCAGGGCGCGGGCGGAGCGACGTGCCGGTCTAGAAACGCATCGAACGCCTCGGCAAAGTCCTCCGACGCAGTGATGTCGTTGTGACCGCGGCCGGAGGCGATGACGAGCGTCTTCCGGTCGGTGGCGGCCTCGTCGTGCAGGTCGCGGGCGAGCGCGGGCGGGGTGATAACATCGTTCTCGCCGCCGGCGACGAGGAGGGCCACGCCGGGGAGGGCGCGCAGGCGCTCGACGTTGCTCTCGCCCCGGAGCGGCTCGGCGATGTCGAAGCGGACGAACGGCCTGAGCAGGAGCGGAATGAGTGCCGAGGTGAGGCCCTCGACGTCGGTCGCCGGGTTTTCGAGGACGAGCGCCGGGACCGGGCGCTCGGTCGCCAGCGCCGTCGCCACGAACGAGCCCATCGAGTGGCCGTGGGCGATGAGCCGGCCGGGGTCCACGCCGGGACGGGCGACGAGGGTGTCGTAGACCACGCGGGCATCGTCCTTCAGGGCTTCCACCGACGGCGTCCCGTCGCTCCGCCCGTAGCCGCGGTAGTCGAAAGCGAGGACGTTCATCCGCTGCGCGGCGAGCGCTTCGAGTGTGGCGCGCGCCTTGACGAGCAGAAAGCCCTGCCCGCCGAAGTAGAGCACCGTCGCCCGCGGGTCGTCGTGGCGCATCCACCACGCGTCGAGCGTGACGCCGTCGGCGACGGGAATAGACAGCACCTCCAGGGTGAGGCCGGGCACGTCGAAGTCGCCCGGCGTGACGGTCCGCTCGGCCTGGAACACCCCGTCCTCTTCGAGGGGAATCGTGAGGCACCCGGCGAGGACTGGGACGAGGCTGAGGAGGAAGGCGGCGTTGAGACGAGACATAGACGGGAGGTGAACCGACGGGGAGAGAGGTCGCCTACGCCTGCCGGTCCGTCCCGTTTCTGCGCACCATCCGGTAGCGCTCGAACGCCACGCCGCGCAGTTCGACGCGCTCGACCTCGTCCAGGGCGAACCCGAAGCGCTCGAAGACCGGGCGGCTAAGCGCGCTGGCCTCGGTGTAGAGTCGCTCGATACCCTGGTCGGCAGCGTGGTCGAGCAGGGCGCGGAGCAGAGCCGAGGCGATGCCTTGCCGCATCCGGTCGGGCCGGACGTAGAGCGACGCGACATGCCCGTCGGGAGCGAGACCTGCGAAACCTGCAGGGCCGAACTCGTCCTCCGCGACGAGCGTCAGCGGGCGCGGGACGAGCCGCCGGAACGTCGGGAGGCCGGCTGCTGTCGCCCACGTCTCGACCTGCTCGGGGGTATAGTACGCCGGGCCGGCGGCGCGGACCGCCTCGGCGTAGAGCGCCGCGAGCGCTGGGAGGTCGGCGTCGATGGCTTCGCGGAAAGGCATCGCTAAATGCAGAATCGCCCCTCTCAGGGCCGAGAGAGGCGATTCTGTGCGGCGTGTACGCCCGGCAGGAGTCGAACCTGCGACCTCCAGAACCGGAATCTGGCACTCTATCCAGCTGAGCTACGGGCGCACGGTGAGCAGCACGCTGCTCGTGCTCCTAAGCTACGAAACCGGCCGGGAGATGCAAAGCGGACCCGCGCCCGGCACGGACTTTTCACGGACCCGCTCTGAGCGACTAGACGTATGGAACGGCTCGTGTGTAGTCAGAGCTAGGTAAACGACGAACAGGAAGCTCCGCCCACGCACCCGAAGCGCACGCCCACCGACCCGCGACTCCGTGCCCGTCCGCATCACCGAGATCGAGCCCGGCTCGCTCGCCGACGACCTCGGCTGGCGGCCCGGCGACCAGCTCCTCGCCGTCAACGGCGAGACGGTGCAGGACGAACTCGACCTCCGCTTCAAGGCGGCCGAAGAGCGCTTCGTGGTCAAGCTCCGCATGGGCGGCGACCTCCGCGAGCAGTCCGTCTCGCGCGACCTCGACGAGCCGCTCGGGGCAGCCTTCGAGGAGTTCCGCATCAAGACCTGCGGCGACGACTGCGTCTTCTGCTTCGTCGACCAGAACCCCGTCGGGCTCCGGGACACGCTCTACTTCCGCGACGGCGACTTCCGCATGTCGTTCCTCTACGGGAACTACATCACGATGACGAACCTCCGCGACCGTGACATGCGGCGCATCGTCGAGCAGCGCCTGAGCCCGCTCTACATCTCGGTCCACTGCACCACCGACGAGATCCGCCGCCGGATGATGGGCCACCGCACGCAGCAGGACCGGCTGATGGAGAAGCTGGAATACCTCCGCGCCCACGGTATCGACATGCACGCCCAGGTCGTCCTCGTCCCCGGCTTCAACGACGGCGCGGCGCTCGAAAAGACGGTCGAGGACCTCGCGGCGATGCACGACCGGATGGAGTCGCTCTCGATCGTCCCGGTCGGGCTGACGAAGCACCGGCGCCAGCTGACCGACCTCCGCACGCTGCGGCCCGACGAGGCTCGGGCGCTCATCGCCCAGGTCGAGGCCTGGCAGGCGCGGTTCCGGTCCGAGATCGGGCGCGGGTTCGTCTACCTCTCGGACGAGATGTACCTCCTCGCCGAACGGGACTTTCCCGAGGAGGATGACTACGACGGCTACCCGCTGATGGAGAACG
This genomic stretch from Bacteroidota bacterium harbors:
- a CDS encoding GNAT family N-acetyltransferase encodes the protein MPFREAIDADLPALAALYAEAVRAAGPAYYTPEQVETWATAAGLPTFRRLVPRPLTLVAEDEFGPAGFAGLAPDGHVASLYVRPDRMRQGIASALLRALLDHAADQGIERLYTEASALSRPVFERFGFALDEVERVELRGVAFERYRMVRRNGTDRQA
- a CDS encoding DUF512 domain-containing protein; the encoded protein is MPVRITEIEPGSLADDLGWRPGDQLLAVNGETVQDELDLRFKAAEERFVVKLRMGGDLREQSVSRDLDEPLGAAFEEFRIKTCGDDCVFCFVDQNPVGLRDTLYFRDGDFRMSFLYGNYITMTNLRDRDMRRIVEQRLSPLYISVHCTTDEIRRRMMGHRTQQDRLMEKLEYLRAHGIDMHAQVVLVPGFNDGAALEKTVEDLAAMHDRMESLSIVPVGLTKHRRQLTDLRTLRPDEARALIAQVEAWQARFRSEIGRGFVYLSDEMYLLAERDFPEEDDYDGYPLMENGVGMSRDFLNELDYQRAYFPDALPEPRTLTLVSGTLTAPLLEERIAPVLREVENLDVQVVAAENRLFGDSVTVSGLLNFKSFHAALKPLADAGRLGDLVLLPPDSVNFEGLFLDNRPGRNTPDDLSAALGGVPVEVFAGDWTTVIERLGDLVIG
- a CDS encoding alpha/beta fold hydrolase, encoding MSRLNAAFLLSLVPVLAGCLTIPLEEDGVFQAERTVTPGDFDVPGLTLEVLSIPVADGVTLDAWWMRHDDPRATVLYFGGQGFLLVKARATLEALAAQRMNVLAFDYRGYGRSDGTPSVEALKDDARVVYDTLVARPGVDPGRLIAHGHSMGSFVATALATERPVPALVLENPATDVEGLTSALIPLLLRPFVRFDIAEPLRGESNVERLRALPGVALLVAGGENDVITPPALARDLHDEAATDRKTLVIASGRGHNDITASEDFAEAFDAFLDRHVAPPAP